TATGCTATGAAGTTTGCAGTTGTTCTGAACACAAATTCAACTCAGAGGGAAATGCCCATAGTATACTTTGGAATGGGTTTCTGAGAATACATTCAGATCTGCATCTTCATTTACAGTGTAATCAAAGCAACAGCAAAGATCTTTACACTTCAAACCTTTAGGGAATAGGTAACTATGTTATTGCCTACAACAGCAGGTGAAAGAATAagtgaagttaaaaaaacaaaaaatacatggTAGGCTCAGAATAAACAGGAACATCAGGTCTGTGTCGCTAAGAAGTTCATACATTATCTCTACAGTCGCCTTTGTTTCTTAGTATCATTGTGAGGAGTAACGATCAGCATGATGAATAGCGCAGTAGTTTAGAAAATTAAGAATAAGTCAAGTAAAGTTAGTAAAGACACGGGGAACAAATAACACTGATGATAATGAGGTCCCGTTCATTTATGACACGTCGGACTGACAAGAAAACATTGGCACATGGTAGCTTGGACTTCTTGAGATGTCAGACAAgttgtcttttgtttctttagaAACTAATTACTGTACATCCACAACTCCCCCAAGCATTTTCTTGAGCAGTTTGTAAAAAGCCTCAAAATCTGCTGTACAACAAACGTGTAccatgttttcaaatgaagttATTCCCGACAGTGGTGATAAGATTCCCTTTCTTCTTGAGTCTCTTCAGCAGACAGGAGGCAATGCCTAAAGCGCCACCCTTCAAAAATCGAACAAAGTTGTCTCCCACCAGTGGACCCATGGCAAACAGACCTGGTTCCTTGGTACACTCAAAAGTGTAAGGGTGGATGTCAATGGGGTTTTGCTTGCAAGAGATGGGTTTTGTTGGATCCTGCCCCAGGTACTTTCCTTGCCCCTTCAAAAAGAACAAGCTGGGGTTGGTCCCGATCAGCACTAGGACCATGGAGATCTTGACCGCCTTTAGGGAGTTTATCCCCTGCAGCAAGCACTTGGAGTCAGACTGGAAGGACACCACACAGTGTTCAGGAAAACTGGTGTAGTCAGGAAACAAACCGACACTGGCGTTACCACCCATGTTACCTATGGCAAGCTGGGGTTTTGGACACATCTTGGCACATACAGAAGAGGCAATGCTAACTGCCTGGGGTCTGTtaggagcagaggagggagcCACATTTGTGTAGGTCTGAGTGCACATCATGTTGTAAACCTTGTGGTATTCTGGGTACATGGTCTTCGGCAGCTGCTTGAAGATGAGATCCGCGTCGTCTACACTCTTGCGGAAAACATGCAGCAccttaatgttgctgttgcaaGCGCACAGAATAGCGTCTGCAGCGCTTAAACCAGCACCTACAATCAAAACTGGATCAGAGTTCATGTCCAGCTTTCTTTGGCCTACAGCCAAGCCGAGGTCTGAGACACTGTGGGATACAAATGGAAGGTCCTCCCCCTCGACGCCTAATCGAATCGGTGAATCTGACGCGCCCGTGGCCAGAACCACATTCTCAGCGAACAGACAGAAGGGGATGTGTGTGTCGTTCTGCACCTGCTGAAATCCCCTTACCTCCCAAAGAACTCCGCTTGCTCCATTGTTTACACACTCAACTCCATTTCCCTTAAAGACCTCATCCCCACAATCACCCACCCCTACATCTGCTTCATCCGTGTGCCCATTTTCCAGAACTTCCCCATCATGCCCCCGGTAGAGTTTGTGGACAGAGGTCACATAGGTGTTGTCTACAAAATTCTTTTGGAGCCCCTTTAGTTTCACATAGTTACGGTAATAGGATGAGATCTCCTCTGGCGTTGCTCTGTCACTGGTTACATCCCTacagggaggagaagaaaagtgaGCAACGAGGCAGAACAATAAACTGAAACTTGAGCCATTTCTAGAGCCGTCAAACTTGTCCTTGTCTTTACCTGCGTTTCCCATTGTTTAGATCTCTGTAGTTGACACCGGGAAGCTCCATCCAGATGCCGAGACTAATAGTGAGCATGGAGCCTTCCATTGCCTGAGGAGAGAATAGAAGGGTAGAAGACAATGGCGTGTCAAAAGGGACAAACAGGAAGGGTTTAAAGGCAAATATGGATAGTTGCAAAGGTTTGGAACCCTTTGACAATCATGTCGCTTACATGCCAAGCACCGCCAGGTGTTGCTCTTCCCAGCACCAGATGTGGGATGTGTTGCTGCTTGTCCCTCCTCCACTGAAGGACAGGAGGGAACTCGTAACCATAGTCAGCATTAGGGTGTAGCAGTGTGTCAAAAAGTACCGCCACTGGATTCAATGACCTCCCCTCAAGACCTTCACTTAAGTATTCCAGATCCTGTAAAAAACAATTGTCACCCTCATGGCGACTGATTGTGTACTTGCATTTGCAGACAATGTGTCATTGCTCGTACCTGTTCAGTGATGGGTATGTGCTTGGTCTCCTGTAGCTTCTTGTATAGTATAGGGTTAGGGTGCACAGTTGCCGAATCTAGGTAGGGTGTGTATCCACTCAGCAGGTAGGAGAGACAGATGCCTGATGGTCCATTGCCTGAAACACAAACCGTTTTTTCAGGCATTTTCAGAAATGGTGGATTAGCATCCACACAGAGCCCATGTCTATGTGGCACCACACAGACTATGAAAGATTTTGAAGCTAAAAAGTTTACCTATGATGACAACAGGGACAATGGGTGGGTGCTCTTGTGGCAGAGTGGTCTCTTCCAGAAGAGGCATGGCTGCAGCCAC
The sequence above is a segment of the Solea solea chromosome 13, fSolSol10.1, whole genome shotgun sequence genome. Coding sequences within it:
- the osgin2 gene encoding oxidative stress-induced growth inhibitor 2: MPLLEETTLPQEHPPIVPVVIIGNGPSGICLSYLLSGYTPYLDSATVHPNPILYKKLQETKHIPITEQDLEYLSEGLEGRSLNPVAVLFDTLLHPNADYGYEFPPVLQWRRDKQQHIPHLVLGRATPGGAWHAMEGSMLTISLGIWMELPGVNYRDLNNGKRRDVTSDRATPEEISSYYRNYVKLKGLQKNFVDNTYVTSVHKLYRGHDGEVLENGHTDEADVGVGDCGDEVFKGNGVECVNNGASGVLWEVRGFQQVQNDTHIPFCLFAENVVLATGASDSPIRLGVEGEDLPFVSHSVSDLGLAVGQRKLDMNSDPVLIVGAGLSAADAILCACNSNIKVLHVFRKSVDDADLIFKQLPKTMYPEYHKVYNMMCTQTYTNVAPSSAPNRPQAVSIASSVCAKMCPKPQLAIGNMGGNASVGLFPDYTSFPEHCVVSFQSDSKCLLQGINSLKAVKISMVLVLIGTNPSLFFLKGQGKYLGQDPTKPISCKQNPIDIHPYTFECTKEPGLFAMGPLVGDNFVRFLKGGALGIASCLLKRLKKKGNLITTVGNNFI